In Archangium violaceum, the following are encoded in one genomic region:
- a CDS encoding alpha/beta fold hydrolase produces the protein MRVSHELNPPRGAATEQGDSRPVAVHTRRGPVECAFLGEGPAVLALHGAMGGYDQALLLARTAGVPGFRYIAPSRPGYLGTPLSLGRTPVEQADMYRDLLNALGIERVAVMAVSGGGPSALQFALSHPDRCWGLVIISSVCTRIAERPPLGWYIMKLAARCGPLVAAMRRKAERDPERATRNSIRDPVVRQRTLREPEAGPLLLELQRSTFDRLPLRIQGTENDIALTHSELSFPLERISSPLLVMHGTSDRAAPFAQAQLLASRVPGAELLPLEGGEHVGIFTHRDEVRARVSRFLGAHAPVVATTAS, from the coding sequence ATGCGCGTTTCACATGAGCTCAATCCGCCGCGGGGGGCGGCGACGGAACAGGGCGATTCACGCCCGGTGGCGGTGCACACGCGGCGCGGGCCCGTCGAGTGCGCCTTCCTCGGTGAGGGACCGGCCGTGCTCGCGCTCCATGGCGCCATGGGAGGCTACGATCAGGCGCTGCTCCTGGCGCGCACCGCGGGGGTTCCGGGCTTCCGGTACATCGCCCCCTCTCGCCCCGGCTACCTCGGGACGCCGCTCTCCCTGGGCCGGACGCCCGTGGAGCAGGCCGACATGTACCGCGACCTCCTCAATGCGCTCGGCATCGAGCGAGTGGCCGTGATGGCCGTCTCCGGCGGTGGCCCCTCCGCGCTCCAGTTCGCGCTCAGCCATCCGGATCGCTGCTGGGGTCTCGTCATCATCTCGTCGGTCTGCACCCGCATCGCGGAGCGGCCGCCGCTGGGCTGGTACATCATGAAGCTGGCCGCCCGCTGTGGCCCCCTCGTCGCCGCGATGAGGAGGAAGGCCGAACGGGATCCGGAGCGGGCCACGCGCAACTCGATTCGGGACCCCGTCGTGCGCCAGCGCACGCTGCGAGAGCCCGAGGCGGGCCCCCTGCTCCTCGAGCTGCAGCGGAGCACGTTCGATCGGCTACCACTCCGCATTCAGGGAACGGAGAACGACATCGCCCTCACGCATAGCGAGCTCTCGTTTCCCCTCGAGCGGATCTCCTCTCCGCTCCTCGTCATGCACGGCACGAGCGACCGCGCGGCCCCGTTCGCCCAGGCGCAGCTGCTCGCCAGCCGCGTCCCTGGCGCCGAGTTGCTCCCGCTCGAGGGCGGCGAGCACGTGGGCATCTTCACCCACCGTGACGAGGTCCGCGCACGCGTCTCGCGCTTCCTGGGTGCACACGCGCCAGTGGTCGCGACCACGGCCTCATGA